Sequence from the Fusobacterium periodonticum 1_1_41FAA genome:
TTAGGTATTTGTGAGAAAATCATAGCTAAGAACACAATAAAGCAACCTATAAATTCTCTAGATGTCATAACTTCATCAAGTATCAAATAACCAGCAAGTGCGGCAAAGACAGCTTCTAAACTCAAAATCAGTGATGCAACTACAGGTTTTGTATACTTTTGTCCTACCATTTGTAAAGTATAAGCTACTCCTGAAGAGAAAAATCCAGCATACATAACTGACTTCCAAGAAAGAAAAATGTTATTTAATGTTGCAGTTTCACTTTCAAAAATAAGAGCACAAATTCCTGATAGAATACTTAATACAACAAATTGTAAAAATGATAACTCAACTGGATTAACTTTTTTAGAATAATAGTCTATAACTAAAATGTGTCCTGCCCAACAAAAAGAGCCAAGAAATACTATAAAATCTCCTTTATTCATTGAAAAATCACTTAAATTTGGAATAGCTAATAAATAAAGTCCTATAAAACCTATAATTATACTTATCCAAGTTAATAAATCTATTTTGTGTTTTAAAAAAATCATAGTTATAAAAGGAAGAATCAAAATATAAAATGATGTTATAAAGCCTGTTTTCCCAGCTGTTGTATATTGAAGTCCAATCTGTTGTAGAGAAGTTCCTGTAAATATAAAAAATCCACAAATTAGACCACCTTTTAATAAAAAACTTTTATTTTCTGGTATTTTAGCCTTAGTAAAAATTAAATAGCCTCCAAGACATATCACAGCAACTATAGAACGGGCCATATTAAAAGTAAAAGGTCCTATCTTATCCATACCAGTAACTTGAGCAACAAAGGCCGTTCCCCATATAAATGCTGCTAAGAATAACATTAAATCTCCAAAATAACTCTTTTTATTCATTTTATCATCCCCTTAAAGTATAACAACATACTATAATT
This genomic interval carries:
- a CDS encoding DMT family transporter, whose protein sequence is MNKKSYFGDLMLFLAAFIWGTAFVAQVTGMDKIGPFTFNMARSIVAVICLGGYLIFTKAKIPENKSFLLKGGLICGFFIFTGTSLQQIGLQYTTAGKTGFITSFYILILPFITMIFLKHKIDLLTWISIIIGFIGLYLLAIPNLSDFSMNKGDFIVFLGSFCWAGHILVIDYYSKKVNPVELSFLQFVVLSILSGICALIFESETATLNNIFLSWKSVMYAGFFSSGVAYTLQMVGQKYTKPVVASLILSLEAVFAALAGYLILDEVMTSREFIGCFIVFLAMIFSQIPKDLFKKKYIGLK